The nucleotide window TTGCAAAATGGTGAACTTGGAAACATCCTGTGAATTCGACTGGGAAGGCATGGTCACACAAATTATAGTTTATCCTTTAGAGCGGCACTGTTCTGGTAGAACTTTCTACGGTGATAAAAACAGTCTATGTCTATGCCATCCAATATATGTGGCTTTGCAACTGTGGGACTGAATTTCTGTCTAATTTTCATGGTAAATTTAACCTTAATGGCTCCTTGTGCCTAGTGGTGGGTACCATTTGACAGTGGAGTCTTAGCGCCATAAAAAATCATGGCAGGGAAGAATGCTATAGTGGTAAGGGGCCGTGTCTGTAATATATATTCTTAAGTATAAAAAAGACTAAATAGCAGTATCTTAGTACAATGTcattttttgtagaaaaaaacaTATGGAGACAGTATGTGTGTTACAGGGGTATCtgtggttttgttcatttttatttttctgtattttccaagttttctagtTCTCTTGATTTTTCTCACCAGTGATTAATTATTTATTGCTGGCTCTGCAGGAGCCCGGGTTCCAGTAAGTCTCTGTTCAGAGGTGCCATTGGTGAGACCCAGAGGCCTGGGCAAAGATGCATGGGCAGGCCCCTGTGATTGCCCCcattcagggcctttgccctGGCATGTGGCTTTGACCCTGGCCCACCGACTTGTTCCTCTGGGCCAGTCCCTCACAGGTTCCACTGGGAACTCCAAAGTGAGGAAGTCGATCTGTTGCCTACCCAATTCTCAACCCCACAGCTCCATCCTGTCCCCTTATGAGAGACAGCTGAACTTGGATGGCAGTGCCCTGTGCTTGGAGGATCGGAATggcaagaggaagaggaggagctcCAGCTCTCGGTAATGCTCCCCATGTGGCCACACACACCCCCAGGGAGTTCTGGGGAGCGGAGCTGTTGAGGGAATGCTCATTTTAGGAACCCTGGAGAATGCATTGTCTTAAGAGCTGGGTTTGGGCGGCTCCCTTGTAGGACCCTGGAGGCAGTAGGCGTGCGTGGGACGTGTGCACTTCAGCAATCAGGAGCAGATGTGCTGGATTTCCTCCCCACGTCCCTCAGGTCCATTAATAAGAAGGCCAAGGCCCTGGAGAATCCCCTACAGGGGGTGGATGAGACAACTGAGAGCCTGACAACCTCCAGCCCACCTCCCTGCAACCAGAACAGCCGATGCCCAGAGGAGAAACCTCAAGAGTCAAGCCCTGTAAAGGGTCCAACGGGTCCCTCTCTGCTTTTGGGAGCCCTGgagccctggcctggcctggccaaCAAGGGGGGTGGGTGCAGCCAGCAGAGTGGCAAAGTAGAGAATGGGGTCAAGGGGGTTCGTAAGCCACGCTGGAACTTTGAGCAGATTTCCTTCCCCAACATGGCTTCAGACAGCCGCCACACCCTCCTgctggccccagccccagagctgCTCCCGGCGAACGTCGCTGGGCGGGAGACAGATGCTGAATCCTGGTGCCAGAAGCTGAACCAAAGGAAGGAGAAGCTCTCCAGGCGAGAACGGGAGCAACAAGCAGAGGCCCAACGCTTCCGGGAAGATGTAAACGCAGATCCCGAGGTGCAGTGCTGCTCCAGCTGGCAGGAGTACAAGCAGCTGCTGCAGCGGAGGCACCTGCAGAAGAGCCAGAGCCGCCCCGCACACCTGTGGGACCAGCCGGTCCACCCCTTGCTGAGTCCTGGCCAGGCAGACTCCCCAGGTACCCCCTTACCCTGCCATAGCCCCACAGGCCCCTGGCAGCTGAGGCATCCTAATGCGTTGAAAGGGGGTATGGATTGACCATGACTAATTGAGGCTTAAGAAAGATGGGACCGAGAGAGCTGTCAGTGGAGTGGAACCCACAAGGACAGTCTGTTCTGGAAAGCAGCAAAAGGACCCACATGGGAAGGTTTGGAAATGGCAAGTCTGTGTCCGGGGAGAGGCCAGGAGGAATGAAAACTACAACTAGagccttaaaaataataagatgcaCGTGGATGGCTCTGCCCCCAGCTAGCTGTGGTCCCCTGTTCTCCCAGCTCTGTTAGAGGAGAACAAGGAGGTGCCATCTTGGCCAAATAAAAGGAAGGTTTACTGTGTATACCCTGCACGTTTAAGGACAGGGaactgagcactgggtgttgtatgtaagtgatgaatgactaaattctactcctgaagccaatattacactatatgttaatgaactagaatttaaataaaaatttgaaggaaaaaaatagggaaCTGACAGGGCAACAACGATATTAACAGATTCAGGAGACTGTGATCTTTAATAAGAACATGGGAGATTCCAAGTAACTAGATTAGGTTTGCCAGATGAGTTCAATTTGACTTTCAGATAAACAGCTaactttttttagtataagtatattgcaaatattgcatgagacatacttataattaaaaaaaaaatctaagtccGGCAATCGTAAACTAGATGGCAGATTCAGAAATGTCAGAGTCTGTGGATGGTGGACTTCTCTCCCCAACacgttgttttctttttttttttaatggctatttatttatttagaaagagagagagagaaaatgtgtgcaagcaggggaggggcagagagagagagagatacagaatctgaagcaggctccaggctctgagctgtcagcacagagcccaatgtggggctcaaggtcatgaaccgcgatatcatgacctgagctgaagtcagacgtttaaccaactgagccacccaggcgcccctccaacatCTTATTTTGACCTTATGTCCTTACAGCCACAGTGCTTCAACATATCTCTGTGCTGCAGACCACACACCTCGCCGATGGAGGTACATGGTGAGTTTCCAGGTAGTGCCTGTCTCCATAGCACCTGGGCTGCCAGCAGGAGTTGGCAGCTGGGATTTGACTCCTAAAGTTGGGCATGAGCTGGGGGATCATTCCAGCTTAGCCTGGCTGATATtctaggggagagggagggatgagtGGCAAGAGGTAGATTTAGCCCGAGGGTTGAGATAGGCAGCTGAGCCTCCCTCTGCCTAAGTGGCACCTCACAGCAGGACCTCAGTTCCCCCTGGAGGAGGCCTCTTCCTGGAACTGGAGGAGGAAAAGCATGGcatggaaaggaaagggggaggagtAGGAGATTCCCTGTTTCTTAAGGTTTCTCACTCCGTCTTCAGGTTGCTAGAGAAGTCTGGAGGCTTAGAGATCAGCTTTGACATTTACCAGGCTGATGCTGTGGCCACATTCCGAAAGAATAACCCTGGCAAGCCCTACGCCCGGATGTGCATTAGTGGGTATGAGACCATTGAGCCCTACCCTCAGGTTATTGCCAGTTCTCTTGTAAACCAAGTGGACGTCCTCTCCATGTCCCTGGGCAGTCTGGCAATCTGAAAGAAACCAGAGGTCCAGAGAGCCGTGACTgacccagggccacacagccagtTAGTACTACAGGAACTGGAGCTTTCCCAAATCCTCAGCCCTTATTCCTGGCGTTTTTGGTAGTCTCTCTCCTGTGCCAGTGTAGTG belongs to Acinonyx jubatus isolate Ajub_Pintada_27869175 chromosome E1, VMU_Ajub_asm_v1.0, whole genome shotgun sequence and includes:
- the TSEN54 gene encoding tRNA-splicing endonuclease subunit Sen54; the protein is MEPEPAEVEVPAGRVLSARELLAARSRSQKLPPRSHGPKDFLPDGSVAQAERLRQCREELWQLLAEERVERLGSLVAAEWRPEEGFVELKSPAGKFWQTMGFSEQGRQRLHPEEALYLLECGSIQLFHQDLPLSIQEAYQLLLTEDTMTFLQYQVFSHLKRLGYVVRRFQPSSILSPYERQLNLDGSALCLEDRNGKRKRRSSSSRSINKKAKALENPLQGVDETTESLTTSSPPPCNQNSRCPEEKPQESSPVKGPTGPSLLLGALEPWPGLANKGGGCSQQSGKVENGVKGVRKPRWNFEQISFPNMASDSRHTLLLAPAPELLPANVAGRETDAESWCQKLNQRKEKLSRREREQQAEAQRFREDVNADPEVQCCSSWQEYKQLLQRRHLQKSQSRPAHLWDQPVHPLLSPGQADSPATVLQHISVLQTTHLADGGTWLLEKSGGLEISFDIYQADAVATFRKNNPGKPYARMCISGFDEPVPDLCTLKRLSYQSGDVPLIFALVDHGDISFYSFRDFTLPRDLEH